A portion of the Drosophila innubila isolate TH190305 chromosome 3L unlocalized genomic scaffold, UK_Dinn_1.0 0_D_3L, whole genome shotgun sequence genome contains these proteins:
- the LOC117788707 gene encoding UDP-GalNAc:beta-1,3-N-acetylgalactosaminyltransferase 1: MGAVNRAKNNHTMDKRSLCCLIICVNLCFVIWLVSVQQLEATDDGGASSSASSALIASTQLQQQQQEAQSSANGSSKPNQIHDPSRTQQLSSNLSSYYYYSPSLVSLDKAATPAPMPTIASRLSLPSSPSTSSSSSSSADDSQLIDLHNFAYTMGQPSCEAHIQALILVHTAPRNAEKRTLIRQTWGSRPMTNANSPLRVVFLLGAVNQTEHQLQHSLSLENVRHGDMVQGNFRDAYRNMTYKHVMALKWFNSNCPNAQLLIKVDDDVYVNTPQLIKLLRDSPTNSNLTMSSSTPATPSLRSLLQQRHELLFCRPVLATRVKRSYRSKWRVSFREFPAHYYPPYCPGFAIVYSSDVVQRLYQAAQHAGYFWVDDVHITGVLAQQTNTTITNLQPYVLYRLECERLLSGKSDLEQQEFLFTWHSIAPEQISALWQLHVAQNYTLTQRNVQLDTDMDTDSEFS; encoded by the exons ATGGGAGCAGTTAATCGGGCTAAGAACAACCACACGATGGATAAACGTTCACTGTGTTGCCTCATCATCTGTGTGAATCTGTGCTTTGTCATCTGGCTGGTGAGCGTGCAACAATTGGAGGCAACTGATGATGGAGGAGCATCGTCATCGGCATCCTCAGCGTTGATTGCGTCAacacaactgcaacagcaacagcaagaagCCCAATCGAGTGCCAATGGCAGTAGTAAACCAAACCAAATACACGACCCTAGTCGCACTCAGCAACTTAGTAGCAACCTAagtagttattattattatagccCTAGCCTAGTTAGTCTAGACAAAGCGGCCACGCCCGCTCCAATGCCCACAATCGCCAGTCGACTCTCGCTACCATCATCgccatcaacatcatcatcgtcatcatcatcagcggATGACAGTCAATTGATTGATCTGCATAACTTTGCATATACAATGGGTCAGCCATCATGTGAGGCACACATCCAAGCACTCATCCTGGTCCACACGGCACCTCGGAACGCAGAGAAGCGTACACTGATCCGCCAGACGTGGGGAAGTCGTCCCATGACGAATGCCAATTCACCATTGCGTGTTGTTTTTCTGCTGGGAGCTGTTAACCAAACGGAGCATCAACTGCAGCATTCTCTGTCGCTGGAGAATGTGCGACATGGCGATATGGTGCAGGGCAACTTTCGGGATGCCTATCGCAACATGACCTACAAACATGTGATGGCTCTCAAATGGTTCAACAGCAATTGCCCAAATGCCCAGCTGCTCATCAAGGTGGACGATGATGTCTATGTGAATACGCCGCAGTTGATAAAGCTGCTCCGTGATTCCCCGACAAATTCGAATCTAACCATGTCGTCGTCGACGCCAGCGACGCCTTCGTTGCGTTCATTGTTGCAACAACGTCACGAGCTGCTCTTCTGTCGCCCCGTGTTGGCGACGCGTGTGAAGCGCTCTTATCGC TCCAAGTGGCGTGTCAGCTTTCGCGAGTTTCCCGCCCATTATTATCCGCCGTATTGTCCCGGCTTTGCAATTGTCTACTCGTCGGATGTGGTGCAGCGCCTCTATCAGGCGGCTCAGCATGCTGGCTACTTCTGGGTGGATGATGTGCACATTACCGGAGTGCTGGCacagcaaacaaacacaacGATCACGAATCTGCAGCCGTATGTGCTCTATAGGCTGGAATGCGAGCGTCTGTTGAGCGGGAAGAGCGATCTCGAGCAGCAGGAGTTTCTCTTCACGTGGCATAGCATTGCGCCGGAGCAGATAAGCGCACTGTGGCAGCTGCATGTGGCACAGAACTATACGCTGACACAGCGTAACGTTCAGCTGGACACGGATATGGACACGGATTCGGAATTTAGCTAG
- the LOC117786946 gene encoding GATA zinc finger domain-containing protein 16-like: MSSNSSQIDPREIDDRNSSTPIIVDEITPAQPPILSNDRSTGTRRRGRRTGIRVRRLAEMQRLESIDPGLAYRLDQAQVNNHYRPYVIRRRGRRIGPGVNRNVQQQAEGSHITLQLRLVEAGVRNVNNVINIDIGTPEGSSTTLVATLSAGNDETNNENTNNNENNPNNENNPNSENNPIGDNSQDAPIDRDPVDQVRSI; encoded by the coding sequence ATGTCGTCCAACTCATCCCAGATTGATCCCCGCGAGATTGACGATCGCAATTCAAGCACACCCATTATAGTGGACGAGATAACTCCTGCACAACCCCCGATTCTTAGCAATGATCGATCAACAGGAACACGTCGACGTGGACGTCGCACTGGAATTCGAGTCCGTCGTCTGGCCGAAATGCAACGTTTGGAAAGTATTGATCCAGGCCTCGCTTATCGGTTGGATCAAGCTCAAGTGAATAATCATTATCGTCCTTACGTTATTCGACGCAGAGGTCGAAGAATTGGGCCGGGAGTAAATCGCAACGTTCAACAGCAAGCCGAGGGCAGTCATATTACTCTTCAGCTCAGATTAGTGGAAGCTGGCGTTAGAAATGTGAACAATGTAATCAACATTGATATCGGAACACCAGAAGGTAGCTCAACTACCTTGGTGGCAACACTCAGTGCTGGCAACGACGAGACCAATAATgaaaataccaacaacaatgagaataACCccaataatgaaaataaccCCAACAGTGAGAATAACCCCATTGGAGACAATTCCCAAGATGCTCCAATAGATCGTGATCCTGTTGACCAAGTCCGTAGCATATGA